The following are encoded together in the Vigna unguiculata cultivar IT97K-499-35 chromosome 2, ASM411807v1, whole genome shotgun sequence genome:
- the LOC114173634 gene encoding protein decapping 5 isoform X2, translating into MIMASESASRSSSAADSYIGSLISLTSKSEIRYEGILYNINTEESSIGLRNVRSFGTEGRKKDGPQIPPGDKVYEYILFRGTDIKDLQVKSSPPVQPTPQVNNDPAIIQSHYPRPVTTSTSLPSAVSGSLTDLGSHNPQLGHPGSNFQGPLPLYQPNIGSWGASPTAPNTNGGRLAMPMYWQGYYGAPNGLPHLHQQSLLQPPPGLSMPSSMQQPMQYPNFSPLPTVSSNLPELPSSLLPVSTSIPSVTSASLPSAPSTLPPAPSALPSAPSSLPPAPSALPSAPSTLPPTPSALPLAPSALPHASSALSPVPSATLASEILPVSVTNKAPNVSTSAVSLAANLPSLTSLTNSGPDINALVPPISNKPNAISGSNLPYQTVSQLSPAVVGSSTSIHAEPSAPSLITPGQLMQHGPTTASSTQPSQASHKDVEVVQVSSPSSPEISLPVSAAIQPPILPLPVTSRASHRPGGVPTQSHHGYSYRGRGRGRGAGGSRPVTKFTEDFDFMAMNEKFNKDEVWGHLGKNKSHSKDKDGEGNAFDEDYQDEDIEDLSNFEVKPIYNKDDFFDSLSSNVHDNAPQNGRTRYSEQIKIDTETFGDFVRHRGGRGGRGPGRGGRSWGGYYGRGGGYGYSGRGRGRGMPSRNV; encoded by the exons ATGATTATGGCGTCTGAGAGCGCTTCTCGATCGAGTTCCGCTGCCGATTCCTACATTGGGAGCTTGATAAGCTTGACCTCTAAGAGTGAGATCAGATACGAAGGCATTCTCTACAACATCAACACTGAAGAGTCCAGTATTGGGCTTAGAAACG TGCGATCATTTGGAAcagaaggaaggaaaaaggATGGCCCACAGATTCCTCCTGGTGACAAGGTCTACGAGTATATACTTTTCCGTGGGACTGACATCAAG GATTTACAGGTTAAATCTTCTCCACCTGTCCAGCCTACCCCACAAGTCAACAATGACCCAGCTATTATTCAg TCTCACTATCCTCGCCCAGTCACCACATCTACAAGTTTGCCTTCTGCTGTAAGTGGGTCTTTGACTGATCTTGGCTCTCATAACCCCCAGCTTGGACATCCTGGGTCAAATTTTCAAGGGCCCTTGCCTTTGTATCAACCTAACATAGGATCATGGGGAGCTTCTCCAACTGCTCCAAATACAAATGGTGGTAGACTTGCTATGCCAATGTATTGGCAAGGATATTATGGTGCCCCAAACGGGCTTCCTCATTTACACCAACAATCTCTGCTTCAACCTCCACCTGGTTTATCAATGCCTTCATCTATGCAGCAGCCAATGCAGTATCCCAATTTCAGTCCTTTACCTACTGTATCTTCTAATTTGCCAGAATTACCATCGTCTTTGCTACCTGTGAGTACTAGTATCCCTAGTGTGACATCTGCTTCATTGCCTTCAGCACCATCTACTTTGCCTCCTGCACCATCTGCTTTGCCTTCTGCTCCTTCTTCTTTGCCTCCTGCTCCTTCTGCTTTGCCCTCTGCACCTTCTACTTTGCCTCCTACACCTTCTGCTTTGCCTCTTGCACCTTCTGCTTTACCTCATGCATCTTCTGCCTTATCTCCTGTACCCTCTGCAACACTTGCTTCTGAAATTTTACCAGTATCAGTAACAAACAAGGCACCCAATGTTTCAACTTCAGCAGTCAGTTTAGCTGCTAACTTACCATCACTGACTTCCTTGACCAATTCTGGTCCCGATATAAATGCTTTAGTGCCACCAATCTCCAATAAACCAAATGCAATTTCAGGTTCAAATTTGCCCTATCAAACTGTATCCCAGTTGTCTCCTGCTGTTGTTGGATCATCAACTTCTATCCATGCAGAACCATCAGCCCCTTCTCTGATAACCCCTGGTCAATTGATGCAACATGGACCAACTACTGCTTCTTCAACTCAGCCTTCACAAGCATCTCATAAGGATGTTGAAGTGGTTCAAGTATCATCACCATCATCTCCTGAGATATCTCTGCCAGTTTCTGCTGCAATTCAACCACCAATTCTGCCATTGCCAGTAACCTCACGGGCTAGTCACAGG ccCGGTGGTGTTCCTACCCAATCTCATCATGGCTATAGTTACAGAGGAcgtggaagaggaagaggagcTGGG GGTTCGCGCCCAGTCACAAAATTCACTGAAGATTTTGATTTCATGGCAATGAATGAGAAGTTCAATAAGGATGAAGTTTGGGGTCATCTTGGTAAAAATAAGTCTCATTCAAAAGACAAGGATGGGGAAGGAAATGCCTTTGATGAAGATTATCAAGACGAAGACATTGAAGATTTATCAAATTTTGAGGTTAAG CCTATTTATAACAAGGATGACTTCTTTGATTCACTCTCGTCCAATGTGCATGATAACGCTCCACAGAATGGAAGGACTAGATACTCTGAACAAATAAAGATTGATACTGAG ACATTTGGTGATTTTGTGAGGCACCGTGGTGGCCGAGGGGGTCGTGGTCCCGGCCGTGGTGGACGTTCCTGGGGTGGTTATTATGGAAGAGGAGGAGGCTATGGGTATTCTGGACGAGGTAGGGGCCGTGGCATGCCCAGTCGCAATGTGTAG
- the LOC114173634 gene encoding protein decapping 5 isoform X1, whose translation MIMASESASRSSSAADSYIGSLISLTSKSEIRYEGILYNINTEESSIGLRNVRSFGTEGRKKDGPQIPPGDKVYEYILFRGTDIKDLQVKSSPPVQPTPQVNNDPAIIQSHYPRPVTTSTSLPSAVSGSLTDLGSHNPQLGHPGSNFQGPLPLYQPNIGSWGASPTAPNTNGGRLAMPMYWQGYYGAPNGLPHLHQQSLLQPPPGLSMPSSMQQPMQYPNFSPLPTVSSNLPELPSSLLPVSTSIPSVTSASLPSAPSTLPPAPSALPSAPSSLPPAPSALPSAPSTLPPTPSALPLAPSALPHASSALSPVPSATLASEILPVSVTNKAPNVSTSAVSLAANLPSLTSLTNSGPDINALVPPISNKPNAISGSNLPYQTVSQLSPAVVGSSTSIHAEPSAPSLITPGQLMQHGPTTASSTQPSQASHKDVEVVQVSSPSSPEISLPVSAAIQPPILPLPVTSRASHRPGGVPTQSHHGYSYRGRGRGRGAGQGSRPVTKFTEDFDFMAMNEKFNKDEVWGHLGKNKSHSKDKDGEGNAFDEDYQDEDIEDLSNFEVKPIYNKDDFFDSLSSNVHDNAPQNGRTRYSEQIKIDTETFGDFVRHRGGRGGRGPGRGGRSWGGYYGRGGGYGYSGRGRGRGMPSRNV comes from the exons ATGATTATGGCGTCTGAGAGCGCTTCTCGATCGAGTTCCGCTGCCGATTCCTACATTGGGAGCTTGATAAGCTTGACCTCTAAGAGTGAGATCAGATACGAAGGCATTCTCTACAACATCAACACTGAAGAGTCCAGTATTGGGCTTAGAAACG TGCGATCATTTGGAAcagaaggaaggaaaaaggATGGCCCACAGATTCCTCCTGGTGACAAGGTCTACGAGTATATACTTTTCCGTGGGACTGACATCAAG GATTTACAGGTTAAATCTTCTCCACCTGTCCAGCCTACCCCACAAGTCAACAATGACCCAGCTATTATTCAg TCTCACTATCCTCGCCCAGTCACCACATCTACAAGTTTGCCTTCTGCTGTAAGTGGGTCTTTGACTGATCTTGGCTCTCATAACCCCCAGCTTGGACATCCTGGGTCAAATTTTCAAGGGCCCTTGCCTTTGTATCAACCTAACATAGGATCATGGGGAGCTTCTCCAACTGCTCCAAATACAAATGGTGGTAGACTTGCTATGCCAATGTATTGGCAAGGATATTATGGTGCCCCAAACGGGCTTCCTCATTTACACCAACAATCTCTGCTTCAACCTCCACCTGGTTTATCAATGCCTTCATCTATGCAGCAGCCAATGCAGTATCCCAATTTCAGTCCTTTACCTACTGTATCTTCTAATTTGCCAGAATTACCATCGTCTTTGCTACCTGTGAGTACTAGTATCCCTAGTGTGACATCTGCTTCATTGCCTTCAGCACCATCTACTTTGCCTCCTGCACCATCTGCTTTGCCTTCTGCTCCTTCTTCTTTGCCTCCTGCTCCTTCTGCTTTGCCCTCTGCACCTTCTACTTTGCCTCCTACACCTTCTGCTTTGCCTCTTGCACCTTCTGCTTTACCTCATGCATCTTCTGCCTTATCTCCTGTACCCTCTGCAACACTTGCTTCTGAAATTTTACCAGTATCAGTAACAAACAAGGCACCCAATGTTTCAACTTCAGCAGTCAGTTTAGCTGCTAACTTACCATCACTGACTTCCTTGACCAATTCTGGTCCCGATATAAATGCTTTAGTGCCACCAATCTCCAATAAACCAAATGCAATTTCAGGTTCAAATTTGCCCTATCAAACTGTATCCCAGTTGTCTCCTGCTGTTGTTGGATCATCAACTTCTATCCATGCAGAACCATCAGCCCCTTCTCTGATAACCCCTGGTCAATTGATGCAACATGGACCAACTACTGCTTCTTCAACTCAGCCTTCACAAGCATCTCATAAGGATGTTGAAGTGGTTCAAGTATCATCACCATCATCTCCTGAGATATCTCTGCCAGTTTCTGCTGCAATTCAACCACCAATTCTGCCATTGCCAGTAACCTCACGGGCTAGTCACAGG ccCGGTGGTGTTCCTACCCAATCTCATCATGGCTATAGTTACAGAGGAcgtggaagaggaagaggagcTGGG CAGGGTTCGCGCCCAGTCACAAAATTCACTGAAGATTTTGATTTCATGGCAATGAATGAGAAGTTCAATAAGGATGAAGTTTGGGGTCATCTTGGTAAAAATAAGTCTCATTCAAAAGACAAGGATGGGGAAGGAAATGCCTTTGATGAAGATTATCAAGACGAAGACATTGAAGATTTATCAAATTTTGAGGTTAAG CCTATTTATAACAAGGATGACTTCTTTGATTCACTCTCGTCCAATGTGCATGATAACGCTCCACAGAATGGAAGGACTAGATACTCTGAACAAATAAAGATTGATACTGAG ACATTTGGTGATTTTGTGAGGCACCGTGGTGGCCGAGGGGGTCGTGGTCCCGGCCGTGGTGGACGTTCCTGGGGTGGTTATTATGGAAGAGGAGGAGGCTATGGGTATTCTGGACGAGGTAGGGGCCGTGGCATGCCCAGTCGCAATGTGTAG
- the LOC114174278 gene encoding clavaminate synthase-like protein At3g21360, giving the protein MGFSCKEFKVGKCEGEKVVDGETMPLVLEPPASTKSDIESLLLALENNKDWFEQMIIKNSAVLLRGFDVKNAEDFNEIVETFGWEDIRYVGPAPRTHIYKRVWTANEGPLSEFIYYHHEMVLIKEFPKKVILFCEIPPPEGGETPFVPSFKVTERMVKEFPEEVKQMEEKGLKYSFIARSTQNDNSSMRGRGWEDAFGTSDRKVAEERAKALGMEMEWLPNGGVKTILGPRNLTKVFEGRKGRKMWFNTLVGMYGKELSSAMMADGTEIPEHVVKRCEEIIEEESIQFKWEKGDVLFFDNYALLHGRRPSLPPRKVLVATCK; this is encoded by the exons ATGGGGTTTTCTTGCAAGGAATTCAAGGTGGGAAAATGTGAGGGAGAAAAAGTAGTAGATGGGGAAACCATGCCCTTGGTGCTAGAACCTCCTGCATCAACCAAGAGTGACATTGAATCCTTGCTCTTGGCTCTGGAGAACAACAAAGACTGGTTTGAGCAAATGATAATCAAGAACAGTGCTGTTCTCCTCAGAGGTTTTGATGTCAAAAATGCTGAGGACTTTAATGAAATCGTAGAAACATTTGGGTGGGAAGACATTCGTTATGTTGGACCAGCACCTCGTACACATATCTACAAAAGGGTGTGGACTGCTAATGAAGGACCCCTCTCAGAGTTCATATACTATCACCATGAAATGGTTCTG ATCAAGGAATTTCCCAAGAAAGTGATACTCTTTTGTGAGATACCTCCTCCTGAAGGAGGAGAGACCCCTTTTGTTCCAAGCTTCAAAGTGACAGAAAGGATGGTAAAAGAGTTCCCGGAAGAGGTGAAGCAGATGGAGGAGAAGGGTTTGAAGTATTCGTTTATAGCTCGTAGTACTCAGAATGATAACTCCTCCATGAGAGGTAGAGGTTGGGAAGATGCCTTTGGTACCTCAGATCGCAAAGTAGCTGAGGAAAG AGCAAAAGCTCTAGGAATGGAGATGGAGTGGCTTCCAAATGGGGGGGTGAAGACAATACTTGGACCAAGAAATTTAACCAAGGTATTTGAGGGAAGGAAGGGAAGAAAAATGTGGTTTAACACATTGGTAGGGATGTATGGGAAGGAACTTAGCTCCGCAATGATGGCTGATGGAACAGAGATTCCAGAACATGTAGTGAAAAGATGTGAAGAGATAATTGAAGAAGAGAGCATACAGTTCAAATGGGAGAAAGGGGATGTTCTGTTCTTTGATAACTATGCTTTGCTTCATGGTAGAAGGCCTTCCCTTCCTCCAAGGAAAGTCCTTGTTGCCACATGCAAGTAA